The following are encoded together in the Babylonia areolata isolate BAREFJ2019XMU chromosome 18, ASM4173473v1, whole genome shotgun sequence genome:
- the LOC143292170 gene encoding uncharacterized protein LOC143292170, which translates to MASKYVMGKDPSQGPVTRSATASGKKEVVVVGEDSPFLKTLGPGSGISRQSPKWIKEMMEAQYNTPPVTSTVVWTNVTTPGGAFTGPRFPSPSQEEERKEEIRRQEEMELQQLERERFELLAQSLAQRPSREESPAARLPTFAPPRLTLPELRPGDDVDDFLDHFEAVADSYNMAEETRSLYLISSLTGKAREAFNNLPPESSYTDLKAALRRQFRISPEAYRKKFREIRKAGSESFIQFGIRLKRTLEHWETMSGMALRDLILIEQLLSTVTDDLAVCIRDEGLRTFQEVIERAERFAEARRGIRVFKTSAGSLGGGLKSSPMPKRGNLSYSQHPLAEQSPYSVVPPRGSMASAPKSATAPGKGGNQCFYCGDGGHYKRDCPKLKRDRRQQAAVGHTHESCALATVPVFSAEQQGDQGGMGPTCSVFLSLVEDRIVDSIRDSGATCTFVDESVVPPDAEKGGTCQVTGVEKSFNAVRPYVKVQVATPYFKGAVWAVALRNPAYTLLIGNNVLFADGTRQGVSTQLPREVLAAVTTRAMARDQAPVLQPTQGPVTDAVALHTDRETIRRLQTRDHTLQQLRQATTPNINTEREGKASYTMHDGLLFRVFHKNGEHLKQLVVPLGLRRTVLSLGHDIPMAGHLGVRRTQERVWQHFYWPGMCKDVRQYCRSCDVCQRTSPRGKNQRVPLGTVPLVSEPFQKVGVDIVGPITPASARGNRYILVVVDYATRYPEAVALKGIDSVTVADALWQMWTRVGVPSEVLTDRGTQFTSDVMTQVNRLLGIHGRTTTPYHAQANGLVERFNATLKKMIQRLCIEKPKDWDLFIPAVLFAFREVPQESLRFSPFELLYGRTVRGPMALLRQLWTKEASSPPETLTEVEYVVDLRNRLEETCRLARENLQQAATKYKRQYDKKARERWFEVGDEVLLLLPEKKNKLQIAWQGPYRVIERVGDWDYRIAVKGTPRLYHANLLKRYNRREECSAAVAPVVIEETEDDHTGSFSSQGIPLLPLQAEETWKDVSVHTNLTSSQKQEIMDICQSASGVLTDLPLRCTVGECELVLEDITPVRVRQYPLPHSQYDVIREEVQSMLKMGVIEPATSPYSAPIVLVKKKDGKVRFCVDFRRLNRVLRFDAEPLPDVNQIFAKLSHAKYFSKLDLAKGYWQIPMKESDRPKTAFTTPQGQFQWLVMPFGLKTAGAIFSRIMQRVLGPLQLDDAHNFMDDLLLATGTWDRHTEVLQQILCRLQEVQLSARPTKCQLGCPEISFLGHHLQGGQLHPEQDKVAKIREAHPPATKKELRAFLGLAGYYRRFVPKFSETALPLTNKTKGSEPNKVLWSDECQKAFDKLKEALINPPVLVLPDPSKTFVLRTDASGLGLGAVLLQDHGEGLQPIAFASKKLSGAEQRYHTIEQEALAVVWGIRKFYPYLYGRHFVLESDHHPLKYLHRIRPVSRRLMGWAVELQSHSFTFRHIKGVNNLGADYLSRTGQ; encoded by the exons ATGGCTTCCAAGTATGTCATGGGAAAAGATCCATCCCAAGGACCGGTTACAAGGTCAGCCACGGCCTCAGGCAAGAAAGAAGTGGTCGTTGTCGGGGAGGATTCTCCCTTTCTGAAAACTCTGGGCCCTGGCTCGGGAATTTCTCGGCAGTCCCCTAAGTGGATCAAGGAGATGATGGAGGCACAGTATAACACCCCTCCAGTCACTTCCACAGTGGTTTGGACAAATGTCACCACTCCTGGGGGAGCTTTTACAGGCCCAAGGTTCCCCAGTCCTTCACAG gaagaggagaggaaggaggagatacGTCGACAGGAGGAGATGGAGCTCCAGCAGTTAGAGCGAGAGAGATTTGAGCTTTTGGCTCAAAGCCTTGCTCAGCGGCCTAGCCGAGAGGAGTCCCCAGCAGCGAGACTGCCCACTTTCGCCCCTCCAAGGCTGACTCTTCCTGAGTTACGCCCAGGTGACGATGTTGACGATTTTTTAGATCATTTCGAAGCAGTCGCTGACTCCTATAACATGGCAGAAGAGACTCGATCACTTTACTTGATTAGTTCCTTGACAGGAAAGGCCCGGGAGGCATTTAACAACTTACCTCCAGAGAGTTCTTATACTGATCTGAAAGCGGCGCTTCGCCGTCAGTTCAGGATATCACCTGAAGCTTACCGTAAAAAGTTTAGGGAGATACGCAAAGCCGGAAGTGAGTCCTTCATCCAGTTTGGGATTCGTCTTAAGCGCACGCTCGAGCACTGGGAAACCATGTCCGGAATGGCACTGAGGGACTTGATTCTCATTGAGCAGCTTCTCAGCACTGTGACAGACGACCTGGCTGTGTGTATCAGGGATGAAGGCCTTAGAACGTTCCAGGAAGTCATAGAGAGGGCCGAACGCTTTGCGGAAGCTAGAAGGGGAATCAGGGTCTTTAAGACCAGTGCAGGTTCTCTAGGTGGGGGACTCAAGTCTTCGCCCATGCCGAAGCGTGGGAACCTAAGCTATTCTCAGCATCCGTTGGCTGAACAATCACCGTATTCAGTTGTTCCGCCTCGTGGCAGCATGGCGTCTGCCCCTAAGTCGGCCACTGCACCAGGTAAGGGGGGCAATCAGTGTTTTTATTGTGGCGATGGGGGACATTACAAACGCGACTGTCCAAAGTTAAAGAGAGACCGGAGGCAACAAGCGGCAGTCGGCCACACACACGAGAGTTGCGCTTTAGCAACTGTACCTGTGTTCAGCGCTGAACAACAAGGTGACCAAGGAGGAATGGGGCCTACCTGTTCTGTGTTTCTCAGCCTCGTAGAGGATCGGATAGTCGATTCTATTCGAGACTCTGGCGCTACATGCACTTTCGTTGACGAGAGTGTGGTACCTCCTGACGCCGAGAAAGGAGGAACGTGTCAGGTGACTGGAGTTGAAAAGTCCTTCAACGCTGTCCGTCCTTATGTTAAGGTACAGGTTGCTACACCGTACTTTAAAGGAGCTGTGTGGGCTGTGGCACTCCGGAATCCGGCATATACGCTGCTCATTGGTAACAACGTGCTTTTCGCAGACGGTACACGACAAGGGGTGTCGACACAGCTACCCAGGGAGGTGCTGGCAGCAGTAACCACACGAGCGATGGCAAGGGATCAGGCGCCCGTCTTACAGCCTACTCAGGGACCGGTGACAGACGCAGTAGCTCTCCACACAGATAGGGAGACCATCCGTCGTCTTCAGACCAGAGACCACACCCTGCAGCAACTGAGACAAGCGACAACTCCCAATATCAACACAGAACGGGAGGGTAAGGCATCTTACACAATGCATGACGGTCTCTTGTTCCGTGTGTTCCACAAGAACGGGGAGCACCTCAAGCAACTGGTGGTACCTCTGGGCCTCAGGCGCACTGTTCTCTCCCTAGGGCATGACATACCCATGGCGGGGCATTTGGGAGTTCGGCGGACACAAGAGCGAGTGTGGCAACacttctactggcctggcatgtgcaAGGATGTCCGCCAGTACTGTCGGTCGTGTGACGTCTGTCAGCGTACTTCTCCGCGTGGTAAGAACCAGCGTGTGCCGCTAGGTACTGTCCCTCTTGTGTCAGAACCCTTCCAGAAAGTGGGAGTGGACATCGTAGGTCCAATCACTCCAGCCTCTGCGCGGGGCAATCGTTACATTCTGGTGGTCGTTGATTACGCCACACGTTACCCAGAAGCCGTTGCGTTGAAGGGGATCGATTCTGTCACAGTTGCAGACGCACTGTGGCAAATGTGGACCCGAGTGGGAGTACCCTCGGAGGTACTCACAGACAGAGGTACCCAGTTCACAAGTGACGTGATGACTCAGGTAAACCGGTTGTTGGGGATCCATGGCAGAACTACGACTCCGTACCATGCACAGGCAAACGGTCTTGTCGAGCGTTTCAACGCCACCCTGAAGAAAATGATCCAACGCCTCTGTATTGAGAAGCCCAAGGATTGGGATCTGTTCATTCCAGCCGTCCTGTTTGCGTTCAGGGAAGTGCCACAGGAGTCCCTGCGGTTTTCTCCCTTTGAGCTTCTGTATGGCCGCACGGTCAGGGGGCCCATGGCTCTTTTGCGCCAGCTGTGGACCAAGGAAGCGTCATCGCCTCCAGAAACCCTCACGGAGGTAGAGTACGTGGTGGATCTGCGCAATCGGCTGGAAGAGACCTGCAGGCTGGCACGAGAGAACCTGCAGCAAGCAGCCACCAAGTACAAGCGACAGTATGATAAAAAAGCCCGTGAGCGATGGTTTGAGGTAGGAGACGAAGTCTTGCTGCTCTtaccagagaaaaagaacaagctcCAAATTGCTTGGCAGGGCCCCTACAGGGTGATAGAGCGGGTGGGCGACTGGGATTACCGTATTGCGGTCAAAGGAACCCCACGACTCTATCATGCCAATCTACTGAAGCGGTACAACCGGAGAGAGGAGTGTTCCGCAGCTGTAGCCCCAGTGGtcatagaagaaacagaagatgacCACACAGGCTCTTTCAGCTCACAGGGGATTCCACTTCTACCCTTGCAAGCAGAAGAGACATGGAAAGATGTCTCTGTCCACACAAACCTCACTTCTTCACAGAAGCAGGAAATCATGGATATCTGTCAGAGTGCTAGTGGCGTTCTCACTGACCTTCCCCTCAGGTGCACCGTGGGGGAGTGTGAGCTGGTTCTGGAGGACATTACACCAGTACGAGTCCGCCAGTACCCACTGCCCCACTCACAGTATGACGTAATCAGAGAGGAGGTCCAATCCATGCTGAAGATGGGAGTGATTGAGCCTGCCACGTCACCTTACTCTGCACCCATCGTATTAGTCAAAAAGAAAGACGGGAAGGTTCGCTTCTGTGTGGACTTTCGCCGTCTCAACCGGGTACTACGCTTTGATGCAGAACCGTTGCCCGATGTCAACCAGATTTTTGCAAAGCTGAGCCATGCCAAGTACTTTTCTAAACTCGACTTAGCTAAAGGGTATTGGCAGATACCCATGAAAGAGAGTGACCGACCCAAGACCGCATTCACGACGCCACAGGGTCAGTTTCAGTGGCTGGTGATGCCGTTCGGGCTGAAAACGGCCGGTGCGATTTTTAGTCGCATCATGCAAAGAGTTCTGGGACCACTGCAGTTAGATGACGCCCATAACTTTATGGATGATCTGCTGCTGGCCACCGGTACTTGGGATCGTCACACCGAAGTTCTGCAGCAGATACTCTGCCGCCTACAGGAAGTACAGCTGTCGGCGAGACCTACTAAGTGCCAGCTTGGCTGTCCAGAAATCAGCTTTCTTGGACACCACCTCCAGGGTGGTCAGCTGCACCCAGAACAGGACAAGGTAGCAAAAATCCGGGAAGCACACCCTCCTGCCACAAAGAAGGAGCTGCGTGCCTTCCTTGGACTGGCTGGCTATTACAGGCGTTTCGTGCCTAAGTTCTCAGAAACAGCCCTACCTCTGACCAACAAGACCAAGGGCAGTGAGCCCAACAAAGTTCTGTGGTCGGATGAGTGccagaaagcctttgacaagttAAAAGAAGCACTCATCAACCCCCCAGTGCTGGTCCTTCCCGACCCTAGCAAAACATTTGTGCTACGGACAGACGCCTCAGGGTTGGGCCTTGGGGCCGTGCTTCTTCAGGATCACGGTGAAGGACTACAACCCATAGCTTTCGCCAGCAAGAAGCTCAGTGGAGCTGAACAGCGGTACCACACCATAGAACAGGAGGCACTGGCAGTGGTTTGGGGTATACGGAAGTTCTATCCCTACCTGTACGGAAGGCATTTTGTGCTTGAGAGCGACCATCATCCTCTCAAGTATCTGCACCGTATCCGTCCCGTCAGTCGACGTCTCATGGGATGGGCTGTGGAGCTCCAGTCTCACAGCTTCACCTTCAGACACATCAAGGGTGTCAACAACCTGGGGGCAGACTACCTGAGTAGGACTGGGCAGTAA
- the LOC143292171 gene encoding protein kinase C alpha type-like, producing MAAEFSNEITLADFDCLGGLGMGAFGTVHLVRPSRQARWKQPRGYLAIKEQQKDKVFKDLHQTEVNICRDVRGGPFLGQLLASFQNSDHLYILLEYYNGGSLLQHIKARTVFNGRQMALLAAELSVAILYLQNNSIVHRDIKPDNVIFDGNGHSKLIDFGVACYEWWDSPGIYESMGTSIYLAPEMFVEPVLYNGMVDWWALGVTLLALVHKVDPMDLFEGPLKSTGQQKWGGFRIAQGLTHFRLGMYSQPLKTFIKGLLVEDPAHRLGAEGERQIRKQRLFHAGGILSVRLVRSQEHILGMPGHDKIPFREVLKESQVHKPGVTDSQQLGSIGILSKGDSPLLYLILFLV from the exons atggccgcggaattcTCCAACG AGATCACACTGGCTGATTTCGACTGCCTGGGTGGGCTTGGCATGGGAG CATTCGGTACAGTCCACCTGGTGAGACCCTCCCGACAGGCCAGATGGAAGCAGCCTCGGGGATACCTGGCTATAAAGGAGCAGCAGAAAGATAAGGTTTTCAAGGACCTCCATCAGACAGAAGTCAACATCTGCAGAGATGTCCGTGGTGGTCCATTCCTTGGCCAGCTCCTGGCCAGTTTCCAGAACAGCGACCACCTCTATATCCTACTCG AATACTACAATGGGGGATCCCTGCTGCAACACATCAAGGCCAGGACGGTCTTCAATGGCCGTCAGATGGCGCTGCTGGCTGCAGAGCTGTCTGTAGCCATATTGTATCTCCAGAAC AACTCTATTGTCCACCGGGACATCAAGCCGGACAATGTAATTTTTGACGGCAACGGCCATTCAAAACTCATTGACTTTGGAGTGGCCTGCTATGAATGGTGGGACAGTCCCGGCATTTACGAGTCGATGGGGACATCCATCTACCTGGCTCCTGAGATGTTCGTGGAGCCTGTCCTGTATAACGGG ATGGTGGACTGGTGGGCGCTGGGCGTCACCCTTCTGGCCCTGGTCCACAAGGTGGACCCCATGGACCTCTTTGAGGGTCCTCTCAAATCAACAGGACAGCAGAAATG GGGAGGATTCCGCATAGCCCAGGGGCTGACTCATTTCAGGCTGGGTATGTACTCCCAGCCCCTTAAGACCTTCATTAAGGGCCTGCTGGTGGAGGACCCTGCACACAGACTGGGGGCCGAAGGGGAGAGGCAGATCAGGAAGCAACGCCTGTTCCATGCTGGCGGAATACTATCGGTGAGGCTTGTGAGGTCACAGGA ACACATCCTGGGGATGCCAGGCCATGACAAAATTCCCTTCAGGGAGGTGCTGAAAGAGAGCCAGGTCCACAAGCCTGGTGTCACTGACAGCCAGCAACTGGGGTCCATTGGAATCCTGTCAAAGGGAGACAGTCCATTGTTGTACCTGATACTGTTTCTAGTGTAA